The following coding sequences are from one Eublepharis macularius isolate TG4126 chromosome 19, MPM_Emac_v1.0, whole genome shotgun sequence window:
- the SLC10A3 gene encoding LOW QUALITY PROTEIN: P3 protein (The sequence of the model RefSeq protein was modified relative to this genomic sequence to represent the inferred CDS: deleted 1 base in 1 codon) has protein sequence MPRAISALLLFLVVSWAGGPIAGGSYLSVGDGKTAEFDFPENSRGVFVVSCCYPGPGAWLSVASLEPTVLVAENVSASWGGGFVVEIQSSLAGLAPLQLRLLEDSRLIEERVDFRIRVSARGSEPTPWSGLGHFSENPVLYVLLPLIFLNKCAFGCKVEVEALRGLVRQPHPVVLGILGQFVVMPVYGYLMSVAFSLPKPLALGLVIACSSPGGGGGYLYSLLLGGDVTVAISMTLLSTVAATGLMPLSSAFYGRLLGAHETLHVPFLKILITLLFIAVPISAGMLVKWKLPRLSRLLLLLIRPFSFTLIVGGLFMAYHMGAFILASVQLPTVLAGLTVPAFGLLLGYLLAWCLGLPGPQRRTVSIEVGVQNSLLALAVLQLSFQRAQADFASQAPFIVALSSTSEMLLLVLGHLMYKRLCSAGS, from the exons ATGCCCAGGGCAATCTccgccctcctcctctttctggtGGTCAGCTGGGCTGGAGGACCGATTGCAGGTGGCTCCTACCTTAGTGTGGGGGATGGCAAGACGGCGGAGTTCGACTTCCCTGAAAACAGCCGTGGCGTCTTTGTGGTGTCCTGTTGCTATCCGGGGCCGGGCGCATGGCTGAGCGTGGCCTCTTTGGAGCCGACAGTCTTAGTCGCTGAGAACGTCAGTGCctcctggggagggggctttgtGGTTGAAATCCAGTCCAGCCTGGCTGGTTTGGCTCCACTTCAGCTACGACTGTTGGAGGACAGCCGCCTCATAGAAGAACGAGTGGATTTCCGGATTCGAGTCTCCGCTAGAGGCTCAGAGCCCACCCCATGGTCTGGGTTGGGCCATTTCTCAGAGAACCCGGTCCTTTATGTCCTCCTGCCGCTCATCTTCCTCAACAAGTGTGCATTTGGTTGCAAGGTCGAAGTAGAGGCTCTGCGAGGCCTGGTGCGGCAGCCCCATCCTGTGGTGCTGGGCAttctgggccagtttgtggtcaTGCCCGTTTATGGCTACCTCATGTCTGTGGCCTTCTCTTTGCCCAAGCCCCTTGCCTTGGGGTTGGTCATTGCGTGCTCCTcgcctggt ggggggggcggctACCTGTACAGCCTGCTGCTGGGGGGGGACGTGACCGTCGCCATCTCAATGACCCTGCTGTCCACGGTGGCCGCCACAGGGCTCATGCCACTGTCCTCGGCCTTCTATGGCCGGCTCCTCGGTGCTCACGAGACTCTTCACGTGCCCTTCCTCAAGATACTCATCACCCTGCTCTTCATCGCTGTGCCCATCTCGGCTGGCATGCTGGTCAAGTGGAAGCTGCCTCGCCTCTCccgcctgctgctgctcctcatCAGGCCTTTCAGCTTCACCCTCATCGTGGGGGGGCTCTTCATGGCGTACCACATGGGAGCCTTCATCTTGGCCAGCGTGCAGCTGCCCACGGTGCTGGCCGGCCTCACTGTGCCCGCCTTCGGCCTTCTCCTGGGCTACCTGCTGGCTTGGTGCCTAGGACTGCCTGGGCCTCAACGTCGGACGGTTAGCATCGAGGTCGGGGTGCAGAACAGCTTGCTGGCTTTGGCGGTGCTGCAGCTGTCCTTTCAGCGGGCCCAGGCAGACTTTGCCTCACAAGCCCCTTTCATTGTGGCCCTGAGCAGCACTTCGGAGATGTTGCTGCTGGTTTTGGGGCACTTGATGTACAAGAGGCTCTGCTCTGCTGGCTCCTGA